One Kitasatospora sp. NBC_01266 genomic window carries:
- a CDS encoding Gfo/Idh/MocA family protein, translating into MSSRSELPDGRITGTPVRIVLVGAGAMGQAWARALHKHPRCRLAAIVDSDPRRARGLALRLRLPELPVSATLESLPGPAADACVNATPPQVHRSVITEALTSGLSVLTEKPFAMDLDQAAELTGTAARHGRLLMVSQSRSLQPGADAFRTAVGRLGGLHRLEARFSRGYPAEGFRSELDQPLLRDMAVHAFDTARMLTGSDADSVYCDAPARPRSGYRGPAEAIALFTMLDGSRFLYQGSWCAPAMPTAWSGRWRATGPHGTATWTGAGTVRLALVSGAGVSSREAGADHEPASDEDGRIVAQVDDQGFDRDPVRQVAAPLEEFLDALATGAPGWGSARNNLATMAMLDAAIASARCGAPVAVVPGAARIPAGRGD; encoded by the coding sequence ATGAGCAGCCGATCGGAGCTGCCGGACGGGCGGATCACGGGCACGCCGGTCCGGATCGTCCTCGTCGGCGCCGGCGCGATGGGGCAGGCCTGGGCCCGAGCGCTGCACAAGCACCCCCGTTGCCGGCTCGCGGCGATCGTGGACAGCGATCCGCGTCGGGCGCGGGGGCTGGCGCTGCGCCTGCGCCTGCCGGAACTGCCCGTCAGCGCGACGCTGGAGTCGCTACCGGGACCGGCGGCGGACGCCTGCGTCAATGCCACTCCTCCGCAGGTCCACCGGTCGGTGATCACTGAGGCCCTCACCAGCGGCCTGTCGGTACTGACCGAGAAGCCCTTCGCCATGGATCTCGACCAGGCGGCCGAGCTGACCGGGACAGCCGCGCGCCACGGCCGGTTGTTGATGGTCAGTCAGTCTCGGAGCCTCCAGCCGGGGGCGGACGCCTTCCGAACGGCCGTCGGCCGGCTGGGCGGTCTGCACAGGCTGGAGGCACGCTTCAGTCGCGGCTACCCCGCGGAAGGGTTCCGTTCGGAGTTGGACCAGCCGCTGCTGCGCGACATGGCGGTGCACGCCTTCGACACGGCCCGGATGCTGACCGGAAGCGATGCGGACTCCGTCTACTGCGACGCTCCCGCGCGCCCCCGCTCGGGATACCGCGGTCCGGCCGAAGCGATCGCGCTGTTCACCATGCTGGACGGTTCGCGCTTCCTCTACCAAGGCAGTTGGTGCGCTCCGGCGATGCCCACCGCCTGGAGCGGTCGCTGGCGGGCGACGGGTCCGCACGGCACCGCGACGTGGACGGGGGCGGGGACGGTCCGGTTGGCGCTCGTGAGCGGTGCGGGGGTGTCGTCCCGGGAGGCGGGAGCGGACCACGAGCCCGCCTCGGACGAGGACGGGAGGATCGTGGCCCAGGTCGATGACCAGGGGTTCGACCGGGACCCGGTGCGCCAGGTGGCAGCGCCGCTCGAGGAGTTCCTCGACGCCCTGGCCACCGGAGCACCGGGCTGGGGCAGCGCCCGGAACAACCTCGCGACGATGGCGATGCTCGATGCCGCGATCGCGTCCGCGCGTTGCGGCGCTCCGGTCGCGGTCGTGCCGGGCGCGGCGCGGATTCCCGCCGGACGGGGCGACTGA
- a CDS encoding carbamoyltransferase family protein, translating to MRVLGLGGSHHDFCAALVADGQVVSAIEEERLTRVKIAYGLGPRLQQCLAAEYVLNAAGVTADEVDLVIANDFVNPVYTLRLRDRVRWMGHHLAHAASTFYTSPFERAAVLVMDGRGSTVVEQGRLHGETVTCYQAGPGGLEVLRAQHGRVTLTDRRSEDPYEDSVGWMYEAVSKAIGLFTTGGMGAPGKTMGLAAYGTPRYVARLGEFFRLSAGEFRQSTAQQIAMRSFIDRELAEAGDAVEGQARRADLAYAVQHHTERIVIEFARWLHRRTGLTDLCLAGGVALNSVANYKLLSETGFERVHVVPAAGDGGTAIGSALYGYHELGGHPWKPAPQPFSPYLGRAYGADRIEAALAAESGRLRVLRPDDPYSLVARELAGGAIVGWFQGRSEAGPRALGNRSILADARDPGMKDRINARVKHREPFRPFAPIVLESRQAEYFTTTVPAPYMLMVPDVRKEMRAVIPAVTHEDGSARLQTVLRALNPRLDALLAAFDALTGVPVLLNTSFNDNEEPIVETPEDAVRCFLKTQIDVLVLGDLVAYKTAVS from the coding sequence TTGCGCGTCCTAGGACTGGGCGGATCACACCACGACTTCTGCGCCGCCTTGGTGGCGGACGGTCAGGTCGTGTCGGCCATCGAGGAGGAGCGGCTCACCCGGGTGAAGATCGCTTACGGACTCGGGCCGCGCCTGCAGCAGTGCCTCGCGGCGGAGTACGTGCTGAACGCGGCGGGAGTCACCGCGGACGAGGTCGACCTCGTGATCGCCAACGACTTCGTCAATCCCGTCTACACCCTTCGACTGCGGGACCGGGTGCGGTGGATGGGGCACCACCTCGCCCACGCGGCGAGCACCTTCTACACCTCGCCCTTCGAGCGGGCCGCCGTGCTGGTCATGGACGGCCGCGGATCGACCGTGGTCGAGCAGGGCCGGCTGCACGGTGAGACGGTGACCTGCTACCAGGCCGGGCCCGGCGGCCTCGAGGTGCTGCGCGCGCAGCACGGCCGCGTCACCCTGACGGACCGGCGGTCCGAGGACCCTTACGAGGACTCGGTGGGCTGGATGTACGAGGCGGTGTCCAAGGCCATCGGCCTGTTCACCACCGGAGGCATGGGAGCGCCGGGCAAGACCATGGGGCTGGCCGCCTACGGGACGCCGCGCTACGTCGCGCGACTGGGGGAGTTCTTCCGGCTCTCCGCCGGAGAGTTCCGTCAGTCCACCGCCCAGCAGATCGCCATGCGCTCCTTCATCGACCGGGAGCTCGCCGAGGCCGGTGACGCGGTCGAGGGCCAGGCCCGGCGGGCCGACCTCGCCTACGCGGTCCAGCACCACACCGAGCGGATAGTGATCGAGTTCGCTCGCTGGCTGCACCGGCGCACCGGTCTGACCGACCTGTGCCTGGCGGGCGGGGTGGCCCTCAACAGCGTGGCGAACTACAAGCTCCTGTCGGAGACGGGGTTCGAACGGGTACACGTGGTCCCGGCCGCGGGCGACGGCGGGACGGCGATCGGCTCGGCCCTGTACGGGTACCACGAACTGGGCGGGCACCCGTGGAAGCCGGCACCGCAACCGTTCTCCCCCTACCTCGGCCGCGCGTACGGGGCGGACCGGATCGAGGCGGCGCTTGCCGCCGAGTCCGGCCGGCTGCGCGTCCTGCGTCCGGACGACCCGTACTCCCTGGTGGCCCGCGAGCTCGCCGGTGGAGCGATCGTCGGCTGGTTCCAGGGCCGGTCGGAGGCGGGCCCGCGGGCCCTGGGGAACCGCAGCATCCTCGCGGACGCCCGGGATCCGGGGATGAAGGACCGCATCAACGCCAGGGTCAAGCACCGCGAGCCGTTCCGACCGTTCGCCCCGATCGTTCTGGAGTCCCGCCAGGCCGAGTACTTCACCACCACCGTGCCGGCCCCCTACATGCTCATGGTCCCGGACGTGCGGAAAGAGATGCGTGCGGTCATCCCGGCCGTCACCCACGAGGACGGCTCGGCCCGGCTCCAGACGGTGCTGCGGGCGCTCAACCCCCGCCTGGACGCCCTGCTGGCCGCCTTCGACGCCCTCACCGGCGTTCCCGTGCTGCTCAACACCTCGTTCAACGACAACGAGGAGCCGATCGTCGAGACACCCGAGGACGCCGTGCGCTGCTTCCTCAAGACCCAGATCGACGTCCTGGTGCTCGGTGACCTCGTCGCCTACAAGACCGCGGTCTCGTGA
- a CDS encoding nicotinate-nucleotide--dimethylbenzimidazole phosphoribosyltransferase: MTGESAAIDALCALVGPTDRQAGRLGALRLRTLARPHGALGRLDDLVPRIAMIRSDPDPGPLPALVSVLAADHGLARRAVSALPQPAGGRVLALVQSGRAPLNLIADRVPARVVSADFGLVEPVGEAEFRMGAGTEDICLRDAMTRADAERAVLSGARFLRSRLGEETMVAVGEIGVGNTTAAAALTGRLLELPVAAVVGAGSGVDPAAVARKHALVERALIRTAGLPGTDTLAQLAALGGYEIAGNVGVILAAAAARRVVVLDGFITAVAALIAVRLCPPVGHYLVAAHRSAEPGHRPLLQALGLDPLLDLGLRLGVASGAALALGLVNTTLELAHRTPRARDVGLALPAEDG; the protein is encoded by the coding sequence GTGACCGGCGAGTCGGCGGCGATCGACGCGCTGTGCGCGCTGGTCGGACCGACGGACCGGCAGGCCGGCCGGCTCGGGGCGCTGCGGCTGCGGACCCTGGCGCGTCCGCACGGAGCGCTCGGCCGACTCGACGACCTGGTGCCCAGGATCGCGATGATCCGCAGCGATCCCGACCCCGGGCCGCTGCCCGCGCTCGTCAGCGTGCTGGCGGCCGACCACGGGCTGGCCCGGCGCGCGGTCTCGGCACTGCCGCAGCCTGCCGGGGGGCGGGTGCTCGCCCTCGTGCAATCGGGCCGGGCGCCGCTGAACCTGATCGCCGACCGGGTGCCCGCGCGAGTCGTCAGTGCGGACTTCGGTCTCGTCGAGCCGGTCGGCGAAGCGGAGTTCCGGATGGGAGCGGGTACCGAGGACATCTGCCTGCGTGACGCGATGACGCGTGCCGACGCCGAACGCGCGGTGCTGAGCGGTGCCCGGTTCCTCCGGAGCCGGTTGGGGGAGGAGACGATGGTCGCCGTCGGTGAGATCGGCGTCGGGAACACGACCGCGGCCGCCGCGCTGACGGGCAGGCTGCTGGAGCTTCCGGTGGCCGCGGTGGTGGGAGCCGGGTCGGGCGTGGACCCGGCCGCAGTGGCACGCAAGCACGCGTTGGTCGAACGAGCACTGATCCGCACCGCGGGCCTTCCCGGGACGGACACCCTGGCGCAGCTCGCCGCCCTCGGCGGCTACGAGATCGCCGGGAACGTCGGAGTGATCCTCGCCGCCGCCGCGGCGCGCCGGGTGGTCGTCCTCGACGGATTCATCACCGCGGTCGCCGCCCTCATCGCGGTCCGGCTCTGTCCGCCGGTCGGCCACTACCTGGTGGCCGCCCACCGTTCGGCGGAGCCGGGCCACCGCCCGCTGCTCCAGGCGCTCGGGCTGGACCCGCTGCTGGACCTGGGCCTGCGCCTGGGCGTGGCGAGCGGTGCCGCCCTCGCCCTGGGTCTGGTCAACACCACGCTGGAACTCGCCCATCGGACGCCGCGGGCCCGTGATGTGGGTCTCGCCCTGCCTGCGGAGGACGGATGA
- a CDS encoding HAD family hydrolase has translation MNHAAAGPARPRGVVFDLDGTLLDTWRIHEHCLREAVRDLSGSQVGKVRLWRAQRPTDLATLGELVGAEHAQEALLAYRAALARELTVRLPPPVRGVEAALAGLRSRGVPVGICTGRSREDAQTLLTAARLDVPLIVARQDAPPKPSPVALLLALQHLSLARQDALFVGDSEWDRSQGSAAGVRTLIVGRAGLPAELAAARWPLGTGPAAAADDPSGNPIP, from the coding sequence ATGAACCACGCGGCCGCCGGGCCGGCGCGACCGCGAGGAGTCGTCTTCGACCTCGACGGAACGCTCCTGGACACGTGGCGGATTCACGAACACTGCCTGCGCGAGGCCGTGCGCGACCTCAGCGGGTCGCAGGTGGGCAAGGTGCGGCTCTGGCGCGCCCAGCGGCCGACCGATCTCGCCACCCTGGGCGAGCTCGTCGGGGCCGAGCACGCCCAGGAGGCGCTGCTGGCCTACCGCGCGGCGCTCGCTCGGGAACTCACGGTCCGTCTGCCACCACCGGTCCGCGGGGTCGAAGCAGCGCTGGCGGGGCTGCGAAGCCGCGGGGTCCCGGTCGGCATCTGCACCGGACGGTCGCGTGAGGACGCGCAGACCCTGCTGACGGCCGCGCGACTCGACGTGCCGCTGATCGTCGCCCGCCAGGACGCGCCGCCCAAGCCCTCCCCGGTGGCCCTGCTGCTCGCACTCCAACACCTCTCCCTGGCGCGGCAGGACGCTCTGTTCGTCGGCGACAGCGAGTGGGACCGGTCGCAGGGGAGTGCCGCGGGCGTTCGCACCCTGATCGTCGGGCGGGCCGGCCTGCCCGCCGAACTCGCCGCCGCGCGCTGGCCCCTCGGCACCGGCCCGGCCGCTGCCGCCGATGACCCGAGCGGAAACCCCATCCCTTAG
- a CDS encoding cytochrome P450 produces MSITDSTEVTATCPVRFPAARENPFAPPGAYRPQGHDGGPIEIDLAYGGRAWLVTRHADVRALFSDSRLSSDATVEGYPQIPLSYRRQRPGVFLSMDPPDHERVRNLLSREFSAAAVAARRPAIEELVDRLLDRLTTGGRRSGDLVKDFADLLPCYVSGYLYGVTGDYEDFVRQCINARATHDGSMAKRLVAGERMRRFLGELLDAKEREPGDDLLSRLLANARAAGLGRDDVVGAATLLLAASLDATAAVTSMTVLAILRDPDLTERMRADPRRWASQAVEEGLRYWTVIQHGPVRSATEDIELAGRRIRKGEFVILHLHSANWDPAVFQHPEEFDIDRVHNPHLAFGHGIHRCLGGGLGTLEATIALERIFTGLPNLRLDIAEDDLAYRHEDLVYGVRSLPVAW; encoded by the coding sequence ATGAGCATCACCGACAGCACCGAAGTGACGGCTACCTGCCCGGTGCGATTTCCTGCCGCGAGGGAGAACCCCTTCGCCCCGCCCGGCGCCTACCGTCCCCAGGGACACGACGGCGGGCCGATCGAGATCGATCTGGCCTACGGCGGCCGGGCCTGGCTGGTCACCCGGCACGCCGACGTGCGGGCGCTGTTCAGCGACAGCCGGTTGAGTTCGGACGCCACCGTCGAGGGCTATCCGCAGATTCCGCTCTCCTACCGCCGGCAACGTCCCGGTGTCTTCCTGTCCATGGACCCGCCGGACCACGAGCGCGTCCGGAACCTGCTGAGCCGGGAGTTCAGCGCCGCCGCGGTGGCCGCCCGCCGTCCGGCCATCGAGGAACTCGTGGACCGGCTGCTCGACCGGCTCACCACGGGCGGGCGCCGTTCGGGCGACCTGGTCAAGGACTTCGCCGACCTGCTGCCGTGCTACGTGTCCGGTTACCTCTACGGAGTCACCGGCGACTACGAGGACTTCGTCCGGCAGTGCATCAACGCCCGGGCCACCCACGACGGATCGATGGCCAAGCGCCTGGTCGCGGGCGAACGGATGCGGCGCTTCCTCGGTGAGCTGCTGGACGCGAAGGAACGGGAGCCCGGCGACGACCTGCTCTCCCGGCTGCTCGCCAACGCGCGTGCGGCCGGCCTCGGACGGGACGACGTCGTCGGCGCGGCCACCCTGCTGCTCGCCGCCAGCCTCGACGCCACCGCGGCCGTCACGTCCATGACCGTCCTGGCGATCCTGCGGGATCCGGACCTGACGGAACGGATGCGGGCGGATCCGCGCCGCTGGGCCTCCCAGGCGGTCGAAGAGGGGCTGCGGTACTGGACCGTGATCCAGCACGGCCCGGTGCGTTCCGCCACGGAGGACATCGAACTGGCCGGTCGGAGGATCCGCAAGGGCGAGTTCGTCATCCTCCACCTGCACTCGGCGAACTGGGATCCGGCGGTCTTCCAGCACCCCGAGGAGTTCGACATCGACCGCGTCCACAACCCGCACCTGGCCTTCGGACACGGCATCCACCGCTGCCTGGGCGGCGGTCTCGGCACCCTGGAGGCGACCATCGCCCTGGAGCGGATCTTCACCGGACTGCCGAACCTTCGGCTCGACATCGCCGAGGACGATCTCGCGTACCGCCATGAGGACCTCGTCTACGGCGTGCGCAGCCTTCCGGTCGCATGGTGA
- a CDS encoding isopenicillin N synthase family dioxygenase gives MDTSKGPGQEGRPGARGPADAAAGEGSITVIDLADAHDAVGRVRLAARIRAVCEDLGAFLVVGHGIPDQVVRGVQDAAAALFGGPERFAAGLAVDPEDPLLRGLIAGSIEPLLAFTVNSLGEPGMDARLPEDVAAALTTPNKWPRIAGFTEAFGAYWAAMRRLADQLMELFALSLDVPEGWFRPSFTPDMSSLTANFYPATAPAESGGSTADLLKIAHRDWSSLTVLHRDQGAAGLQVLHRDGAWHEVPVVPGSFVINVGDLMTHWTSGRWHSAVHRVVGPPVGRPPRDRLSIAYFHQPGPAAVVTPVVGPAGPGTGAAYRRIRVDEYFAAKRRHARAVERLITSSARGRT, from the coding sequence ATGGACACCAGTAAAGGGCCCGGCCAGGAAGGTCGGCCGGGCGCCCGAGGTCCGGCCGACGCCGCCGCGGGCGAAGGCTCCATCACTGTCATCGACCTGGCGGACGCGCACGACGCCGTGGGCCGGGTCCGGCTGGCCGCCCGGATCCGGGCCGTCTGCGAGGACCTCGGCGCCTTCCTCGTCGTGGGGCACGGCATTCCCGACCAGGTGGTGCGCGGGGTCCAGGACGCGGCCGCCGCGCTCTTCGGCGGACCCGAACGATTCGCCGCCGGGCTCGCCGTCGACCCCGAAGACCCCCTGCTGCGCGGTCTGATCGCCGGGAGCATCGAGCCGCTGCTGGCCTTCACCGTGAACAGCCTCGGCGAGCCGGGAATGGACGCCCGCTTGCCCGAGGATGTCGCGGCGGCGTTGACCACACCGAACAAATGGCCCCGGATCGCGGGGTTCACCGAGGCGTTCGGGGCCTACTGGGCCGCGATGAGGCGGCTCGCCGATCAGCTGATGGAGCTGTTCGCCCTCTCGCTCGACGTTCCCGAGGGCTGGTTCCGGCCCAGCTTCACGCCTGACATGTCGAGTCTGACCGCGAACTTCTACCCGGCCACGGCGCCGGCCGAGTCCGGCGGCTCCACTGCCGACCTCCTCAAGATCGCCCACCGGGACTGGAGTTCGCTGACCGTCCTGCACCGGGATCAGGGGGCCGCCGGGCTGCAGGTGCTGCACCGCGACGGAGCCTGGCACGAGGTCCCCGTGGTCCCGGGATCGTTCGTGATCAACGTCGGTGACCTCATGACGCACTGGACGAGCGGACGTTGGCACAGCGCCGTGCACCGGGTGGTCGGGCCACCGGTGGGCCGCCCACCCCGTGACCGCCTCTCCATCGCCTACTTCCACCAGCCGGGTCCGGCCGCGGTCGTCACCCCGGTCGTGGGACCTGCCGGCCCCGGAACCGGGGCCGCGTACCGCCGGATCCGTGTCGATGAGTACTTCGCTGCCAAGCGCCGCCATGCGCGTGCCGTCGAGCGGCTCATCACCTCGTCCGCCAGGGGGCGGACATGA
- a CDS encoding TIGR03621 family F420-dependent LLM class oxidoreductase has product MTRSAAIRPFRFGVLAGGAADVAQWEALSRRCEEYGYSSFLVPDHLNREWGPLVALALAARATRSIALGPLMLGAALRQPSVLYKELATLDLVAPGRLEIGVGAGWLASDFSRAGVEMEPGAARIRQAVEAVTVLRRLWNEGSATFLGSSHRVLDAVGEPRPSAARWTMGGGGPRMLRAAAEQADIVSFSAQLSSGTKDNRFGPSARAAEFDRRVRWVREAGPAADPPEFQCLLFAAAICASSTRYAERVLTHMFGLPPAEALDSPLALAGSVAEVCERLEERRQRYGISYWVLPGAQADAFAPVVERLAGK; this is encoded by the coding sequence ATGACCCGGTCAGCTGCGATCCGGCCCTTCCGCTTCGGCGTGCTCGCCGGCGGTGCCGCCGACGTCGCGCAGTGGGAGGCGCTGAGCCGGCGGTGTGAGGAGTACGGATACAGCTCGTTCCTCGTCCCCGACCACCTGAACCGCGAGTGGGGCCCACTCGTCGCCCTGGCCCTCGCGGCGCGGGCGACCCGGTCGATCGCACTGGGCCCGCTCATGCTCGGCGCCGCCCTGCGGCAACCATCGGTGCTCTACAAGGAGTTGGCCACGCTCGACCTCGTGGCTCCCGGGCGCCTGGAGATCGGAGTGGGCGCGGGATGGCTGGCGTCGGACTTCAGCCGCGCCGGCGTCGAGATGGAGCCCGGTGCCGCCAGGATCCGCCAAGCCGTGGAGGCGGTGACGGTCCTGCGCCGGCTCTGGAACGAAGGAAGCGCCACCTTCCTGGGGAGCTCCCACCGGGTCCTCGACGCGGTCGGCGAGCCCCGGCCGAGCGCGGCCCGCTGGACGATGGGTGGCGGTGGACCCCGGATGTTGCGCGCGGCCGCCGAACAGGCCGACATCGTCTCCTTCTCCGCCCAGCTCTCCTCCGGCACCAAGGACAACCGGTTCGGTCCTTCCGCGCGGGCGGCCGAGTTCGACAGGCGGGTGCGCTGGGTGAGGGAGGCCGGGCCGGCCGCGGACCCGCCGGAGTTCCAGTGCCTGCTCTTCGCCGCCGCCATCTGCGCTTCCAGTACGCGCTACGCCGAGCGGGTCCTCACCCACATGTTCGGCCTCCCGCCCGCGGAGGCACTGGACTCCCCGCTGGCACTGGCGGGCAGTGTGGCCGAGGTCTGCGAGCGCCTCGAGGAGCGGCGGCAGCGGTACGGGATCTCCTACTGGGTGCTCCCCGGTGCCCAGGCGGACGCGTTCGCACCGGTGGTCGAGCGACTGGCCGGCAAGTGA
- a CDS encoding carbon-nitrogen hydrolase family protein produces the protein MRLALVQAPAAPGDPQENLRRGLALCEDAKADGADLVVFPELWQTGYAPCPTDAAGEQRWRDLATSVHAPWLGAFREAARSLGLAVVTTYMEAHGTGLSNAAAVIDAAGRVVDVYRKVHVCDFLWERVFTPGRRFAAATVETVAGPLRIGVIICFDREQPEACRALALDGAELIVCPNASLLCDDRIGQVRARAFENSVAVAVANYPLPRMNGRSCLFDGRAVHQNRPRDHTIALADGRSRLVLADLDLTALREYRTGSIWGAAHRRPAAYASLTQGVAR, from the coding sequence ATGCGCCTGGCTCTGGTCCAGGCCCCCGCCGCGCCAGGTGATCCGCAGGAGAACCTCAGGCGCGGGCTGGCGCTGTGCGAGGACGCCAAAGCCGACGGTGCCGACCTCGTGGTCTTTCCCGAACTGTGGCAGACCGGGTACGCCCCCTGCCCGACCGACGCGGCGGGGGAGCAGCGGTGGCGCGACCTGGCCACCTCGGTCCACGCCCCCTGGCTGGGAGCCTTCCGGGAGGCCGCGCGGAGCTTGGGCCTCGCCGTCGTCACGACCTACATGGAGGCGCACGGCACGGGCCTGAGCAACGCGGCGGCCGTCATCGACGCGGCCGGACGGGTCGTGGACGTCTACCGGAAGGTCCACGTCTGCGACTTCTTGTGGGAGCGGGTCTTCACACCCGGGCGCAGGTTCGCCGCCGCGACCGTGGAGACGGTCGCCGGTCCCCTCAGGATCGGCGTCATCATCTGCTTCGACCGCGAGCAGCCGGAGGCCTGCCGGGCGCTCGCGCTGGACGGAGCGGAACTCATCGTCTGCCCGAACGCCTCCCTGCTGTGCGACGACCGGATCGGACAGGTCAGGGCTCGGGCGTTCGAGAACTCGGTGGCGGTCGCGGTGGCCAACTACCCGCTGCCGAGGATGAACGGGCGCTCCTGCCTGTTCGACGGGCGGGCCGTGCACCAAAACCGACCGCGCGACCACACGATCGCGCTCGCCGACGGCCGCAGCCGGCTCGTCCTCGCGGATCTGGACCTCACGGCACTGCGTGAGTACCGCACCGGTTCGATCTGGGGCGCGGCGCACCGGCGGCCGGCGGCCTATGCCTCTTTGACCCAGGGAGTGGCCCGATGA
- a CDS encoding NAD-dependent epimerase/dehydratase family protein: MSGELVLVTGGAGFIGSHLVEALLRDRPRALVVSVDSYLTGRKENHIDDPRVCYLTGETLELGRLWSENSLPSPRTVFHLGEYSRVESSFNELDRVWQSNLHGTKEVVAFCRRHGARLVYAGSSTRFGQPPHDEHSSPYSWMKAKNVEYIRNTAHWYGLDYVITYFYNVYGPRQIRQGPYATVIGVFEEQRRRGTALTVVEPGSQLRDFTHVDDIVSGLLVCAAHGAGDGYLLGRGEEHRIVDVARMFGGPVHMVPARRGDRFRSASDFSKVRDLGWVPKIRLQDYIAGLDHSDPRPGPSAGTELDEGARE, encoded by the coding sequence ATGAGTGGAGAGCTGGTCCTGGTCACCGGCGGTGCCGGTTTCATCGGCAGTCACCTGGTCGAGGCGCTGCTCCGCGATCGCCCCCGAGCGCTCGTGGTGTCAGTCGACTCGTACCTCACCGGGCGGAAGGAGAACCACATCGACGATCCCCGGGTGTGCTACCTGACCGGGGAGACCCTGGAGCTCGGTCGCCTGTGGTCCGAGAACAGCCTGCCCTCTCCTCGTACGGTCTTCCACCTGGGTGAGTACTCCCGCGTCGAAAGCTCCTTCAACGAACTCGATCGGGTATGGCAGTCCAACCTCCACGGCACGAAGGAGGTCGTCGCTTTCTGCCGCCGGCACGGGGCCCGGTTGGTCTACGCCGGGTCGAGCACGAGATTCGGCCAACCGCCCCATGACGAGCACTCGAGCCCCTACTCGTGGATGAAGGCGAAGAATGTCGAATACATTCGCAACACCGCCCACTGGTACGGGCTCGACTACGTCATCACGTATTTCTACAATGTCTACGGGCCGCGGCAGATCCGTCAGGGACCGTATGCAACGGTCATCGGAGTCTTCGAGGAGCAGCGGCGTCGGGGAACCGCCCTGACCGTTGTCGAACCCGGTTCCCAGCTGCGCGACTTCACCCACGTCGACGACATCGTCTCCGGGCTGCTGGTGTGTGCCGCCCACGGAGCGGGGGACGGCTACCTGCTCGGTCGCGGCGAGGAGCACCGGATCGTCGATGTCGCCCGCATGTTCGGCGGCCCGGTGCACATGGTTCCGGCCCGCCGTGGCGACCGGTTCCGCAGCGCGTCCGATTTCTCGAAGGTCCGCGATCTGGGCTGGGTGCCGAAGATCCGCCTGCAGGACTACATCGCTGGGCTCGACCACTCGGATCCCCGTCCGGGGCCGAGCGCGGGAACAGAGCTGGACGAAGGAGCGCGTGAATGA
- a CDS encoding thiamine pyrophosphate-dependent enzyme: MSVMTGDEKHGASATSTLDVLWVLYDKVLRVSPEQPDAADRDRFLLSKGHGPMAYYSVLAAKGFVPLDELATFGRAGSTLGHHPDRTLVAGVEMSSGSLGHGLPLATGTALGLRAQGRTEPRVFCLIGDGELDEGSNHEAIAFAGTQKLESLTAIVIDNKSATHGWQGGIADRFSREGWSAVTVDGRDHGRIEQALTMRHTGRPHAVIATTETGR, encoded by the coding sequence ATGTCCGTGATGACGGGCGACGAGAAGCACGGAGCGAGCGCCACCTCGACGCTCGACGTCCTCTGGGTGCTGTACGACAAGGTCCTGCGGGTGTCCCCGGAGCAGCCGGACGCCGCGGACCGCGACCGCTTCCTGCTGTCCAAGGGCCACGGTCCGATGGCCTACTACTCCGTCCTCGCGGCCAAGGGCTTCGTTCCGCTGGACGAGCTCGCCACCTTCGGCCGCGCTGGATCGACGCTCGGCCACCACCCGGACCGGACCCTGGTCGCCGGCGTCGAGATGTCGAGCGGCTCGCTCGGCCACGGACTGCCACTGGCCACCGGAACGGCCTTGGGGCTGCGGGCGCAGGGGCGCACAGAGCCGAGGGTCTTCTGCCTCATCGGGGACGGCGAACTGGACGAGGGCAGCAACCACGAGGCGATCGCCTTCGCCGGTACGCAGAAACTCGAATCCCTCACCGCCATCGTGATCGACAACAAGTCGGCGACCCATGGCTGGCAGGGAGGCATCGCCGACCGGTTCAGCCGCGAGGGGTGGTCCGCCGTGACCGTGGACGGCCGCGATCACGGCCGGATCGAGCAGGCCCTGACCATGCGGCACACCGGCCGCCCGCACGCCGTGATCGCCACGACAGAGACCGGGAGGTGA